Proteins encoded together in one Micromonospora kangleipakensis window:
- a CDS encoding class I SAM-dependent methyltransferase translates to MDDDRVTRRRVGDAEVRRANRGWWDTDADDYQAEHGAFLGDVDFVWCPEGLREADARLLGDLAGRRVLELGSGAAAAARWLATQGARPVALDLSAGMLRHAALAAASTGVRVPLVQADALALPFADAAFDTACTAFGAIPFVDDSAAVMREVFRVLRPGGRWVFSVTHPMRWIFLDDPGEGGLTAVHSYFDRSPYVEQDERGAATYVEQHRTLGDRIREIVGAGFRFLDLVEPEWPEGHEGIWGQWSPLRGRLFPGTAIFVAEKPAEG, encoded by the coding sequence GTGGATGACGACAGGGTGACCCGACGCCGGGTCGGCGACGCCGAGGTACGCCGGGCCAACCGGGGCTGGTGGGACACCGACGCCGACGACTACCAGGCGGAGCACGGCGCGTTCCTGGGCGACGTGGACTTCGTCTGGTGCCCCGAGGGGCTGCGCGAGGCCGACGCCCGACTGCTCGGCGACCTCGCCGGCCGCCGGGTGCTGGAGCTCGGCAGCGGCGCCGCGGCGGCCGCCCGGTGGCTGGCGACCCAGGGCGCCCGGCCGGTCGCCCTGGACCTCTCCGCCGGCATGTTGCGGCACGCCGCGCTCGCCGCCGCCAGCACCGGCGTACGCGTGCCGCTGGTGCAGGCCGACGCCCTCGCCCTGCCCTTCGCCGACGCGGCGTTCGACACCGCCTGCACGGCGTTCGGCGCGATCCCGTTCGTCGACGACTCCGCCGCGGTGATGCGGGAGGTGTTCCGGGTGCTGCGCCCCGGCGGCCGCTGGGTCTTCTCGGTGACCCACCCGATGCGCTGGATCTTCCTCGACGACCCCGGCGAGGGCGGGCTGACCGCGGTGCACTCGTACTTCGACCGCTCCCCCTACGTCGAGCAGGACGAGCGCGGGGCGGCCACCTACGTCGAGCAGCACCGCACCCTCGGGGACCGGATCCGGGAGATCGTCGGCGCCGGCTTCCGCTTCCTGGACCTGGTGGAGCCGGAGTGGCCCGAGGGGCACGAGGGGATCTGGGGGCAGTGGAGCCCGCTGCGCGGCCGCCTCTTCCCCGGCACCGCCATCTTCGTCGCCGAGAAGCCTGCCGAGGGGTAG
- a CDS encoding DUF2945 domain-containing protein: MAEKEFRRGDHVSWASHSGRAHGVVKEKLIDRTHIRGHPVNASEDDPQYRIRNDDSGRDVAHRPDALRHEPK, from the coding sequence ATGGCTGAGAAGGAGTTCCGCAGGGGCGACCACGTCTCCTGGGCCAGCCACAGCGGCCGGGCGCACGGCGTGGTCAAGGAGAAGCTCATCGACCGGACGCACATCCGCGGGCACCCCGTCAACGCCTCGGAGGATGACCCGCAGTACCGGATCCGCAACGACGACTCGGGCCGGGACGTCGCCCACCGACCGGATGCGCTGCGCCATGAACCGAAGTGA
- a CDS encoding DUF3140 domain-containing protein translates to MNRSDGGRDTYREFTEAVNMKPGELSTWLETDESKHVGWRKKGTKGGESVGHESGRKIIELLRRKRDQLSEGDYKHMRKVVGYVRRHMAQRPSGDVRETRWRFSLMNWGHDPLKAPLPPPGGPSRRALERRGTPPKARRGPGR, encoded by the coding sequence ATGAACCGAAGTGACGGCGGCCGGGACACCTATCGGGAGTTCACCGAGGCGGTGAACATGAAGCCCGGCGAGCTGTCGACGTGGCTGGAGACCGACGAGTCCAAGCACGTCGGTTGGCGGAAGAAGGGCACCAAGGGCGGCGAGTCGGTCGGCCACGAGTCCGGCCGTAAGATCATCGAGCTGCTGCGGCGCAAGCGCGACCAGCTCTCCGAGGGCGACTACAAGCACATGCGCAAGGTCGTCGGGTACGTACGGCGGCACATGGCGCAGCGACCGAGCGGCGACGTCCGCGAGACCCGGTGGCGGTTCTCCCTGATGAACTGGGGTCACGACCCCCTCAAGGCTCCGCTTCCACCGCCGGGCGGCCCGTCCCGGCGGGCCCTCGAGAGGCGCGGCACCCCACCGAAGGCGCGCCGCGGACCGGGACGGTAA
- the polA gene encoding DNA polymerase I: MTATTPRLLLVDGHSLAYRAFFALPVENFSTTTGQPTNAVYGFTSMLINVLRDEQPSHIVVAFDVSRRSFRTDRYAEYKAGRSETPTDFKGQVSLVKEVLAALRIPVVEKEGYEADDVIATLACQARDQGMQVLITSGDRDAFQLVGDSVTVLYPRKGVSDLARMDPAAVEAKYGVGPQRYRDLAALVGETSDNLPGIPGVGPKTAAKWINTYGGVEGVIARADEIKGKAGDSLRERLADVIRNYEINCLVSDLELPVHPEDARWQGWDREAVHQVFDTLQFRILRDRLYQYLEAVEPEAEAGFDLTGEMLTEPGALAGWLETHAPVGTPVGLAVKLDTGPNRRHTASVTGMALATAPGAAAWFDPATLEPADESALAGWLADAERPKVLHDSKPAVLAFAAHGWELAGIARDTQIAAYLARPDQRSYDLTDLALRYLHRELRVDAPETGQLTLEGLGGDGEVEQNLMLQARATLDLADAIDAELSRDGEQSLRLMAGVELPLMRVLAAMERTGIAADTHYLSELEAHFAAEVKAAAQGAYAAVGREFNLGSPKQLQEILFNELGLPKTKKIKTGYTTDADALQWLHAQQPHPVLEHLLRHRDVAKLKSTVDGLLKSVSDDGRIHTTFNQTVAATGRLSSTEPNLQNIPIRTEEGRRIRRAFVVGEGYECLLTADYSQIEMRIMAHLSSDDALIEAFNSGHDFHAATASSVFSVEVGAVTPDQRRKIKAMNYGLAYGLSAFGLSQQLGISAEEARGLMENYFTGFGGVRDYLQEVVARARQDGYTSTILGRRRYLPDLVSDNRQRREIAERMALNAPIQGSAADIMKVAMLHVDSALRDAGLRSRILLQVHDELVLEVAPGEREALEALVRKEMGEAYPLSVPLEVSVGEGRDWNSADH; this comes from the coding sequence GTGACAGCTACGACGCCGCGCCTGCTCCTCGTCGACGGACACTCCCTGGCATACCGGGCGTTCTTCGCCCTGCCGGTGGAGAACTTCTCCACCACGACGGGCCAGCCCACCAACGCGGTGTACGGCTTCACCTCGATGCTGATCAACGTGCTCCGCGACGAGCAGCCCAGCCACATCGTGGTCGCGTTCGACGTCTCCCGCCGCTCCTTCCGCACCGACCGGTACGCCGAGTACAAGGCCGGCCGCAGCGAGACCCCGACCGACTTCAAGGGCCAGGTCAGCCTGGTCAAGGAGGTCCTCGCCGCGCTGCGCATCCCGGTCGTGGAGAAGGAGGGTTACGAGGCCGACGACGTCATCGCCACCCTCGCCTGCCAGGCCCGCGACCAGGGCATGCAGGTGCTGATCACCAGCGGCGACCGGGACGCGTTCCAGCTCGTCGGCGACAGCGTCACCGTGCTGTACCCGCGCAAGGGCGTCTCGGACCTGGCCCGGATGGACCCGGCCGCGGTCGAGGCGAAGTACGGCGTCGGCCCGCAGCGCTACCGCGACCTGGCCGCCCTGGTCGGCGAGACCAGCGACAACCTCCCCGGCATCCCGGGCGTGGGCCCGAAGACCGCGGCCAAGTGGATCAACACGTACGGCGGGGTGGAGGGCGTCATCGCCCGGGCCGACGAGATCAAGGGCAAGGCCGGCGACAGCCTGCGCGAGCGGCTCGCCGACGTGATCCGCAACTACGAGATCAACTGCCTGGTCTCCGACCTGGAGCTGCCCGTCCACCCCGAGGACGCCCGCTGGCAGGGCTGGGACCGGGAGGCCGTGCACCAGGTCTTCGACACCCTGCAGTTCCGCATCCTGCGCGACCGGCTCTACCAGTACCTGGAGGCCGTGGAGCCGGAGGCCGAGGCCGGCTTCGACCTGACCGGGGAGATGCTCACCGAGCCCGGCGCCCTGGCCGGCTGGCTGGAGACGCACGCCCCGGTCGGCACCCCCGTCGGGCTGGCGGTCAAGCTCGACACCGGCCCCAACCGGCGGCACACCGCCTCGGTGACCGGGATGGCCCTGGCCACCGCCCCCGGCGCGGCCGCCTGGTTCGACCCGGCCACCCTCGAGCCGGCCGACGAGTCGGCCCTCGCCGGCTGGCTGGCCGACGCCGAGCGCCCCAAGGTGCTGCACGACAGCAAGCCGGCGGTGCTCGCCTTCGCCGCGCACGGCTGGGAGCTGGCCGGCATCGCCCGGGACACCCAGATCGCCGCCTACCTGGCCCGCCCCGACCAGCGCTCCTACGACCTCACCGACCTGGCGCTGCGCTACCTGCACCGGGAGCTGCGGGTCGACGCGCCGGAGACCGGCCAGCTCACCCTGGAGGGGCTGGGCGGCGACGGCGAGGTCGAGCAGAACCTGATGCTCCAGGCCCGGGCCACCCTCGACCTGGCCGACGCGATCGACGCCGAGCTGTCCCGCGACGGCGAGCAGTCCCTCCGGCTGATGGCCGGGGTGGAGCTGCCGCTGATGCGGGTGCTCGCCGCGATGGAGCGCACCGGCATCGCCGCCGACACGCACTACCTGTCGGAGCTGGAGGCGCACTTCGCCGCCGAGGTGAAGGCCGCCGCGCAGGGCGCCTACGCGGCGGTCGGGCGGGAGTTCAACCTCGGCTCGCCCAAGCAGCTCCAGGAGATCCTCTTCAACGAGCTGGGCCTGCCGAAGACCAAGAAGATCAAGACCGGCTACACCACCGACGCGGACGCCCTGCAGTGGCTCCACGCGCAGCAGCCGCACCCGGTGCTGGAGCACCTGCTGCGCCACCGGGACGTGGCCAAGCTCAAGTCGACCGTCGACGGGCTGCTCAAGTCGGTCTCCGACGACGGCCGGATCCACACCACGTTCAACCAGACGGTGGCGGCCACCGGTCGGCTCTCCTCCACCGAGCCCAACCTGCAGAACATCCCCATCCGCACGGAGGAGGGTCGGCGGATCCGTCGCGCCTTCGTGGTGGGGGAGGGCTACGAGTGCCTGCTCACCGCCGACTACAGCCAGATCGAGATGCGGATCATGGCGCACCTGTCGTCGGACGACGCGCTGATCGAGGCGTTCAACTCGGGCCACGACTTCCACGCCGCCACCGCCTCGTCGGTCTTCTCGGTCGAGGTCGGCGCGGTCACCCCCGACCAGCGGCGCAAGATCAAGGCGATGAACTACGGCCTGGCGTACGGGCTGAGCGCGTTCGGCCTCTCCCAGCAGCTCGGGATCAGCGCCGAGGAGGCGCGCGGGCTGATGGAGAACTACTTCACCGGCTTCGGCGGCGTCCGCGACTACCTGCAGGAGGTGGTCGCCCGGGCCCGCCAGGACGGCTACACCTCGACCATTCTCGGCCGTCGGCGCTACCTGCCCGACCTGGTCAGCGACAACCGGCAGCGCCGGGAGATCGCCGAGCGGATGGCGCTCAACGCCCCGATCCAGGGCTCCGCGGCCGACATCATGAAGGTCGCCATGCTGCACGTCGACAGCGCGCTGCGCGACGCCGGGCTGCGTTCCCGGATCCTGCTCCAGGTGCACGACGAGCTGGTCCTCGAGGTCGCCCCGGGCGAGCGGGAGGCCCTGGAGGCGCTGGTGCGCAAGGAGATGGGCGAGGCGTACCCGCTGTCGGTGCCGCTGGAGGTCTCCGTCGGCGAGGGCCGCGACTGGAACAGCGCCGACCACTGA
- a CDS encoding ABC transporter ATP-binding protein encodes MLLEIKDLTLLYGRIQALHGISLAVNEGEVVALIGANGAGKTTTMRAISGLRPVAQGSIVFDGTDVTRMRADLRVVRGIGQAPEGRGVFPGMTVLENLEMGAYTRRDRAGIAEDLKMVMDLFPRLAERRKQAGGTLSGGEQQMLAVGRALMARPRLLLLDEPSMGLAPMLIQQIFEIITRINEQGTTILLVEQNAQQALSRAHRGYVLETGRIVKEGSGQDLLHDPAVKEAYLGVA; translated from the coding sequence ATGCTGCTTGAGATCAAGGACCTGACCCTGCTGTACGGCCGGATCCAGGCGCTGCACGGGATCAGCCTGGCGGTCAACGAGGGCGAGGTGGTGGCCCTGATCGGCGCCAACGGCGCCGGCAAGACCACCACCATGCGGGCCATCTCCGGGCTGCGCCCGGTGGCCCAGGGCTCGATCGTCTTCGACGGCACCGACGTCACCCGGATGCGCGCCGACCTGCGGGTGGTCCGGGGCATCGGGCAGGCGCCCGAGGGCCGGGGCGTCTTCCCCGGCATGACCGTCCTGGAGAACCTGGAGATGGGTGCGTACACCCGCCGGGACCGGGCCGGCATCGCCGAGGACCTGAAGATGGTCATGGACCTCTTCCCCCGGCTGGCCGAGCGGCGCAAGCAGGCCGGCGGCACGCTCTCCGGCGGTGAGCAGCAGATGCTCGCGGTCGGTCGGGCGCTGATGGCCCGGCCGCGGCTGCTGCTGCTCGACGAGCCGTCGATGGGGCTGGCCCCGATGCTGATCCAGCAGATCTTCGAGATCATCACGCGGATCAACGAGCAGGGCACGACCATCCTGCTGGTGGAGCAGAACGCCCAGCAGGCGCTCTCCCGGGCCCACCGCGGCTACGTGCTGGAGACCGGCCGGATCGTCAAGGAGGGGTCCGGCCAGGACCTGCTGCACGACCCGGCGGTCAAGGAGGCGTACCTCGGCGTGGCCTGA
- a CDS encoding ABC transporter ATP-binding protein, with amino-acid sequence MSEPQMHSERDETSERDIADDGRSTVGTPPEKGPDEPVETTPGNTDPAGREPLLEVDHVTLRFGGVVALNDVAFTLYKGEILGLIGPNGAGKTTCFNAMTGVYRPTEGEIRFKGQRTNGRRRSWITKAGIARTFQNIRLFPEMTALENVMVGADAHHRTSVISAMFRLPRHWREERQGRDKAYELLRFVGIERRAGELSRNLSYGEQRRLEIARALATDPTLLCLDEPAAGFTPAEKEELLGLIRKIRDNGTTVLLIEHDMRLVMGVTDRIVVLEFGKKIAEGLPAEVREDPKVIAAYLGVPTDAA; translated from the coding sequence ATGAGTGAGCCGCAGATGCACAGCGAGCGGGACGAGACCAGCGAGCGGGACATCGCCGACGACGGTCGCAGCACCGTCGGCACCCCGCCGGAGAAGGGCCCGGACGAGCCGGTGGAGACCACCCCCGGCAACACGGACCCGGCCGGCCGGGAGCCGCTGCTGGAGGTCGACCACGTCACCCTCCGCTTCGGCGGTGTGGTCGCCCTCAACGACGTCGCGTTCACCCTGTACAAGGGGGAGATCCTCGGCCTGATCGGCCCGAACGGCGCCGGCAAGACGACCTGCTTCAACGCGATGACCGGCGTCTACCGGCCCACCGAGGGCGAGATCCGGTTCAAGGGGCAGCGCACCAACGGCAGGCGCCGGTCCTGGATCACCAAGGCCGGCATCGCCCGGACGTTCCAGAACATCCGGCTCTTCCCGGAGATGACCGCGCTGGAGAACGTGATGGTGGGCGCGGACGCCCACCACAGGACCAGCGTGATCTCCGCGATGTTCCGGCTGCCCCGGCACTGGCGCGAGGAGCGGCAGGGCCGGGACAAGGCGTACGAGCTGTTGCGCTTCGTCGGTATCGAGCGCCGCGCCGGCGAGCTGTCGCGCAACCTCTCGTACGGCGAGCAGCGGCGGCTGGAGATCGCCCGGGCCCTGGCGACCGATCCCACCCTGCTCTGCCTGGACGAGCCGGCCGCCGGCTTCACCCCGGCCGAGAAGGAGGAACTGCTCGGCCTGATCCGTAAGATTAGGGACAACGGCACGACGGTGCTGCTGATCGAGCACGACATGCGTCTCGTCATGGGCGTGACCGATCGGATCGTGGTGCTGGAGTTCGGCAAGAAGATCGCCGAGGGCCTGCCGGCCGAGGTCCGCGAGGACCCGAAGGTGATCGCGGCGTACCTGGGGGTGCCGACCGATGCTGCTTGA
- a CDS encoding branched-chain amino acid ABC transporter permease: protein MTATVDKGRTSALKGRWAAMPKQVRWTAIAALVVLLYILPNKWFYEYLGFPIGSEYFAFYTTKSDFAAVLFDTAIFVLLAVGLNVVVGFTGLLDLGYFGFYAVGAYTVALLTSPESRFGTNWPWLAAVPVAIAVAMISGVILGGPTLRLRGDYLAIVTLGFAEMIRLYAARQDGLLGGQRGIPQVPHPPGTGSDGKPLFGVVDSKPYYWLILTLIIVIIFAMRNLANSRVGRAWVAIREDEDAAEIMGVPTFKYKLWAFAIGAAVGGLTGAIFAGKQTFINSDSFQLESSILVLAAVILGGAGNIKGAIVGGAITWYLPEWLRGVGDLIGVEFNAAEYRILVFGLVVIVMMIFRPQGIVPNRRRAAEFADRRKEAVPQETVPNE, encoded by the coding sequence ATGACCGCCACCGTGGACAAGGGACGGACCTCGGCGCTCAAGGGTCGCTGGGCGGCGATGCCAAAGCAGGTGCGCTGGACCGCGATCGCGGCGCTGGTGGTCCTGCTCTACATCCTGCCCAACAAGTGGTTCTACGAGTACCTGGGCTTCCCGATCGGCAGCGAGTACTTCGCCTTCTACACCACCAAGTCGGATTTCGCGGCGGTGCTCTTCGACACCGCGATCTTCGTCCTGCTGGCGGTCGGTCTGAACGTCGTGGTCGGCTTCACCGGCCTGCTCGACCTCGGCTACTTCGGCTTCTACGCGGTCGGCGCGTACACGGTGGCGCTGTTGACCTCGCCGGAGAGCCGGTTCGGGACGAACTGGCCCTGGCTGGCGGCGGTGCCGGTGGCGATCGCGGTGGCGATGATCTCCGGGGTGATCCTCGGTGGTCCGACCCTGCGGCTACGCGGTGACTACCTGGCCATCGTGACCCTCGGCTTCGCCGAGATGATCCGGCTCTACGCCGCTCGGCAGGATGGCCTGCTGGGGGGCCAGCGGGGCATCCCGCAGGTGCCGCACCCACCGGGCACCGGCTCGGACGGCAAGCCGCTGTTCGGCGTGGTGGACTCCAAGCCCTACTACTGGCTGATCCTGACCCTGATCATCGTGATCATCTTCGCGATGCGGAACCTGGCCAACAGCCGGGTCGGCCGGGCCTGGGTCGCCATCCGGGAGGACGAGGACGCCGCCGAGATCATGGGCGTGCCGACGTTCAAGTACAAGCTCTGGGCGTTCGCCATCGGCGCGGCGGTCGGTGGCCTCACCGGCGCGATCTTCGCCGGCAAGCAGACGTTCATCAACTCGGACAGCTTCCAGCTGGAAAGCTCGATCCTGGTGCTCGCCGCGGTCATTCTCGGCGGCGCCGGTAACATCAAGGGCGCCATCGTCGGTGGCGCGATCACCTGGTACCTCCCGGAGTGGCTGCGCGGCGTCGGCGATCTGATCGGGGTCGAGTTCAACGCGGCCGAGTACCGGATCCTCGTCTTCGGCCTGGTCGTCATCGTCATGATGATCTTCCGACCGCAGGGCATCGTGCCCAACCGGCGGCGGGCGGCCGAGTTCGCAGACCGGCGCAAGGAAGCGGTTCCACAGGAGACGGTGCCCAATGAGTGA
- a CDS encoding branched-chain amino acid ABC transporter permease, with product MNFDELFGNFPALTITGLEQGAIYALVALGYTLVYGVLRLINFAHSEVFMVGTFTALWTWEALGYNQNSPAPAFGPLIVAILAGLAVAMVASAATAVTVELVAYRPLRRRNAPPLAFLITAIGASFVLSESFGIGTERAPFGMPTLIPSETVFTVFGAAVTNIQLLILAVTLLMMVGLDQFVNRSRLGRGIRAVAQDPDTAALMGVNKNRVILLVFVLGGIMAGVAALLWDVRYGFTKFNVGFLIGLKAFSAAVLGGIGNLRGALLGGLLLGVVENYAAGLFGGEWKDFTGFVLLVVLLMFRPTGLLGESLGRARA from the coding sequence TTGAACTTCGATGAGCTGTTCGGGAACTTCCCGGCACTGACCATCACCGGGCTGGAACAGGGCGCGATCTACGCGCTCGTCGCCCTCGGCTACACCCTGGTGTACGGCGTCCTGCGCCTGATCAACTTCGCCCACTCCGAGGTCTTCATGGTCGGTACCTTCACCGCCCTGTGGACCTGGGAGGCCCTCGGCTACAACCAGAACTCCCCGGCGCCGGCCTTCGGCCCGCTGATCGTGGCGATCCTCGCCGGCCTCGCCGTCGCGATGGTCGCCTCGGCGGCCACCGCGGTCACCGTCGAACTGGTCGCCTACCGCCCGCTGCGCCGGCGGAACGCCCCGCCACTGGCCTTCCTCATCACCGCCATCGGCGCCTCGTTCGTGCTCTCCGAGTCGTTCGGCATCGGCACCGAGCGCGCGCCGTTCGGCATGCCGACGCTGATCCCGTCGGAGACGGTCTTCACCGTCTTCGGCGCCGCGGTGACCAACATCCAGCTGCTGATCCTCGCCGTGACCCTGCTGATGATGGTCGGCCTGGACCAGTTCGTGAACCGCAGCCGGCTCGGGCGGGGCATCCGCGCCGTCGCCCAGGACCCGGACACCGCCGCCCTGATGGGCGTCAACAAGAACCGGGTCATCCTGCTGGTCTTCGTGCTCGGCGGCATCATGGCCGGCGTGGCCGCCCTGCTCTGGGACGTCCGCTACGGCTTCACCAAGTTCAACGTCGGCTTCCTGATCGGGCTCAAGGCCTTCTCGGCCGCGGTGCTCGGCGGCATCGGCAACCTGCGGGGCGCGCTGCTCGGCGGCCTGCTGCTGGGGGTGGTGGAGAACTACGCGGCCGGGCTCTTCGGTGGAGAATGGAAGGACTTCACCGGTTTCGTGCTGCTGGTCGTGCTGCTGATGTTCCGGCCCACCGGCCTGCTCGGCGAATCTCTCGGGAGGGCGCGCGCATGA
- a CDS encoding branched-chain amino acid ABC transporter substrate-binding protein: MRQKLARVLGGVAITALVFSGAACKADSGNEAGGGKAACDLKIGFFGPLTGDAAGLGIHMRNGAKLAIDQYNKDNADCKVNLAEYDSQGDPAKAAPLAQQAVSDSKVVGINGPSFSGESEVADPIFDQAGLPIITPSATRPSLSTKNWKIFHRGVGNDTSQGPAAGRYIKNVLKADKVYVVDDQSAYGAGLVDEVKKIIGTPAGQDKIQVKQTNFSAVVTKIQSSGANVLFFGGYYTEAGLLLKQLKGAGWKGTMVAGDGVNDANFIKVAGEQVAEGTILTCPCAPATAAKGTFVTDYKAAFDNAEPGTYADVSYDITKIMLEGIKAGKGTRADLLSFIKSYNKAGGATGVTYKFEANGELDPTQVLVWAFKVNAGKVVPDIEIPKS; the protein is encoded by the coding sequence GTGAGGCAGAAGCTCGCACGGGTGCTTGGTGGCGTGGCCATCACCGCGCTCGTTTTCAGTGGCGCGGCCTGCAAGGCCGACAGCGGTAATGAGGCCGGCGGCGGGAAGGCCGCCTGCGACCTGAAGATCGGCTTCTTCGGCCCGCTGACCGGTGACGCCGCGGGTCTCGGTATCCACATGCGCAACGGCGCCAAGCTGGCCATCGACCAGTACAACAAGGACAACGCGGACTGCAAGGTCAACCTGGCCGAGTACGACTCGCAGGGTGACCCGGCGAAGGCCGCCCCGCTGGCCCAGCAGGCCGTCAGCGACAGCAAGGTCGTCGGCATCAACGGCCCGTCGTTCTCGGGTGAGTCCGAGGTCGCCGACCCGATCTTCGACCAGGCCGGGCTGCCGATCATCACCCCGTCGGCCACCCGCCCGAGCCTGAGCACCAAGAACTGGAAGATCTTCCACCGGGGCGTCGGTAACGACACCTCCCAGGGCCCGGCGGCCGGTCGCTACATCAAGAACGTGCTCAAGGCCGACAAGGTCTACGTCGTGGACGACCAGTCGGCGTACGGCGCGGGCCTGGTGGACGAGGTCAAGAAGATCATCGGCACCCCCGCCGGCCAGGACAAGATCCAGGTCAAGCAGACCAACTTCTCCGCCGTCGTCACCAAGATCCAGAGCAGCGGCGCCAACGTCCTCTTCTTCGGTGGCTACTACACCGAGGCCGGCCTGCTGCTCAAGCAGCTCAAGGGCGCGGGTTGGAAGGGCACGATGGTCGCCGGTGACGGCGTCAACGACGCCAACTTCATCAAGGTCGCTGGCGAGCAGGTCGCCGAGGGCACCATCCTGACCTGCCCGTGCGCCCCGGCCACCGCGGCCAAGGGCACCTTCGTGACCGACTACAAGGCGGCCTTCGACAACGCCGAGCCGGGCACCTACGCCGACGTGTCGTACGACATCACCAAGATCATGCTGGAGGGCATCAAGGCCGGCAAGGGCACCCGCGCCGACCTGCTCAGCTTCATCAAGTCCTACAACAAGGCGGGTGGCGCCACCGGCGTGACCTACAAGTTCGAGGCCAACGGTGAGCTGGACCCGACCCAGGTGCTGGTCTGGGCGTTCAAGGTGAACGCGGGCAAGGTCGTCCCCGACATCGAGATCCCCAAGTCCTGA
- a CDS encoding ANTAR domain-containing response regulator, with product MAETQTDAERRRVLIAEDEALIRLDLAEMLVEEGYEVVGEAGDGETAVKLAEELKPDLVILDIKMPIMDGLAAAERIAGARIAPVIILTAFSQRDLVERARAAGAMAYLVKPFQKSDLVPAVEIALSRYSEIAALEAEVAGLTDRLEIRKTVERAKGALMTTYGMTEPQAFKWIQRTAMDHRMTMKEVAERILAETAGGEVTQPAS from the coding sequence GTGGCCGAGACGCAGACGGATGCCGAGCGCAGGCGCGTACTGATCGCCGAGGACGAGGCGCTCATCCGGCTGGACCTGGCCGAGATGCTGGTCGAAGAGGGTTACGAGGTGGTCGGCGAGGCCGGTGACGGCGAGACCGCCGTCAAGCTCGCCGAGGAGCTGAAGCCGGACCTGGTCATCCTCGACATCAAGATGCCGATCATGGACGGGCTGGCCGCCGCCGAGCGGATCGCCGGCGCCCGGATCGCCCCGGTGATCATCCTGACCGCGTTCAGCCAGCGGGACCTGGTGGAGCGGGCCCGGGCGGCCGGCGCGATGGCGTACCTGGTCAAGCCGTTCCAGAAGAGCGACCTGGTGCCGGCGGTGGAGATCGCCCTCTCCCGTTACTCGGAGATCGCCGCGCTGGAGGCGGAGGTGGCCGGCCTCACCGACCGGCTGGAGATCCGCAAGACCGTGGAGCGCGCCAAGGGCGCGCTCATGACCACGTACGGGATGACCGAGCCGCAGGCGTTCAAGTGGATCCAGCGCACCGCGATGGACCACCGGATGACCATGAAGGAGGTCGCCGAGCGGATCCTCGCCGAGACCGCCGGCGGCGAGGTGACCCAGCCCGCCTCCTGA
- a CDS encoding helix-turn-helix domain-containing protein, protein MHPPEIRARARRLYLSGATVAEAARSVGLSYPTVRQWCKDRPEPKRQGSASRCFRCRPDVDNPIDPAAYSYLLGLYLGDGHLVTSARVPVLRISCSNAWPDLISACDAAMRSVLAARVQRVQQQGCVSVQSYGKHWPCLFPQHGPGKKHERSIVLADWQRVIVEAHAGHFLRGLFHSDGCRISNRVTVRGKEYIYPRYLFTNESADIMGLCQWALDLLGIAWKMNRRNSLSVARREAVAALDRHVGPKS, encoded by the coding sequence GTGCACCCACCCGAGATACGCGCCCGAGCTCGACGCCTCTACCTCTCCGGCGCGACCGTCGCTGAGGCCGCGCGCAGCGTGGGCTTGTCCTACCCCACCGTTCGTCAATGGTGTAAAGACCGCCCGGAACCGAAGCGACAGGGCAGCGCGTCCCGCTGCTTCCGTTGCCGTCCGGACGTCGACAATCCGATAGACCCTGCGGCATACAGCTACCTGCTGGGCCTGTATCTCGGTGACGGCCACCTGGTCACCTCGGCCCGGGTGCCCGTGCTGCGGATCTCTTGCAGCAACGCGTGGCCCGACCTGATCAGCGCCTGCGACGCGGCGATGCGATCGGTACTGGCGGCCAGGGTTCAGCGCGTCCAGCAGCAAGGTTGTGTCAGCGTGCAGAGCTACGGCAAGCACTGGCCGTGCCTGTTCCCTCAACACGGTCCGGGCAAGAAGCACGAACGGTCGATCGTTCTCGCCGACTGGCAGCGCGTGATCGTGGAAGCTCACGCGGGGCACTTCCTGCGGGGGCTTTTCCACTCCGACGGCTGCCGGATCAGCAACCGGGTCACCGTCCGCGGCAAGGAGTACATCTATCCGCGCTACCTGTTCACCAACGAGTCCGCCGACATCATGGGCCTCTGCCAGTGGGCGCTGGACCTGCTCGGCATCGCCTGGAAGATGAACCGCCGCAACTCGCTCTCCGTCGCCCGCCGGGAGGCCGTCGCCGCCCTCGACCGGCACGTCGGCCCGAAGTCCTGA